From Echinimonas agarilytica, one genomic window encodes:
- the ispB gene encoding octaprenyl diphosphate synthase codes for MQLEQIKQLTNDDMNSVNQLIGEQLSSDVALINQLGLYIVSAGGKRLRPLLTVLAARALGYDGKQHIALATLIEFIHTATLLHDDVVDESTMRRGRETANALFGNQASVLVGDFLYTRSFQMMVGIGEMKVLEVLSDATNVIAEGEVLQLMNVNDADVSEESYFEVIYCKTAKLFEAATRLAAVVSGQSEAVEQAMLAYGRHLGTAFQLIDDLLDYSADAETMGKNAGDDLAEGKPTLPLLHAMHHGNDEESALIREAIEQANGLPHLQRIQATMERVGSLDYTRQKAEEEADKAIAALNFMPDSDYKAALVGLAHLSVERNH; via the coding sequence ATGCAACTTGAGCAAATTAAACAACTCACAAACGACGATATGAACTCCGTCAATCAATTGATTGGCGAGCAGCTTAGTTCAGATGTCGCACTTATTAACCAGCTCGGTTTATACATCGTTAGTGCCGGCGGCAAACGTCTTCGTCCACTGTTAACCGTATTAGCGGCTAGAGCGTTAGGTTATGACGGCAAACAACACATTGCTCTTGCAACCCTGATTGAATTTATTCACACCGCAACGCTATTGCATGATGACGTCGTTGACGAATCCACCATGCGTCGAGGTCGCGAAACAGCCAATGCATTGTTTGGCAATCAGGCTAGTGTGTTGGTAGGAGACTTCCTTTACACCCGTTCGTTTCAAATGATGGTTGGCATTGGTGAAATGAAAGTACTCGAAGTACTCTCCGATGCCACCAATGTCATCGCTGAAGGTGAAGTACTTCAACTGATGAATGTTAATGATGCAGATGTGTCTGAAGAAAGCTACTTTGAAGTCATCTATTGCAAAACTGCCAAATTATTTGAAGCGGCGACCCGCTTAGCAGCGGTGGTAAGCGGCCAAAGCGAAGCGGTTGAACAAGCAATGCTAGCCTATGGACGCCATTTAGGTACGGCATTTCAATTGATTGATGACCTATTAGATTACAGCGCCGATGCTGAGACCATGGGCAAAAATGCCGGAGACGACCTCGCTGAAGGCAAACCCACGCTCCCCTTATTGCATGCGATGCATCATGGCAATGATGAAGAATCAGCACTCATCCGCGAAGCGATCGAACAAGCAAACGGCTTACCTCATTTGCAACGTATTCAAGCGACTATGGAGCGTGTTGGTTCGCTCGATTACACACGTCAAAAAGCTGAAGAGGAAGCTGACAAAGCCATTGCGGCATTGAACTTTATGCCCGACTCGGACTACAAGGCGGCTTTAGTAGGACTGGCGCATTTATCAGTGGAACGAAATCACTAA
- a CDS encoding RICIN domain-containing protein, with product MTFKTTKTVILAGALSLSFAATAADWDNIPLPVSPGNNMEWELQENYSDSFNYTGKPNSFTSKWNDTYFNGWTGPGLTYWQQSESWVADGNLIIGASRRAGTNQVNAGVVTSKTKVKYPIFLEARIKVSNLELSSNFWLLSENDEREIDVLEVYGGANDDWFARNMSTNFHVFMRNADNSIRSDFNDQTHNTPPWGTYWRDGFHRFAVYWKSPTEVTFYINGQETPNGSWAEVVMKDKDYTGAILDKNTYNMDEESFIIIDTEDHSWRSEAGIVASDADLANNSKNKMYVDWIRVYKPVSTSGGDNGTPDTGDITAPTSNTNVQLVHSNLCLDVAGGAMWNGSNYQQWVCNTGNQNQRFKFNSLGNGEYAISSQKSQLCMELASGSSADGAVIQQWVCNYADQKQRWTLFDKGSNTFEIRNKQSGKCMEVRNNSGANGGVIQQSSCDGGNNQRFRFI from the coding sequence ATGACATTTAAAACAACTAAAACAGTAATACTAGCAGGCGCATTGAGCCTATCATTCGCGGCAACAGCAGCAGATTGGGATAATATCCCTTTGCCGGTTAGCCCTGGCAATAATATGGAATGGGAACTTCAAGAAAACTATTCCGATTCATTTAACTACACGGGCAAACCAAACAGCTTTACAAGTAAATGGAACGACACTTATTTTAACGGTTGGACAGGCCCTGGTCTAACCTACTGGCAGCAATCTGAAAGCTGGGTAGCCGATGGTAACTTGATTATTGGCGCTTCTAGACGCGCGGGTACCAATCAAGTGAACGCGGGCGTGGTTACGTCAAAAACAAAAGTTAAATACCCCATTTTTTTGGAGGCTCGGATCAAGGTAAGCAACCTAGAGTTGTCCTCTAATTTTTGGCTACTGAGTGAAAATGACGAGCGCGAAATCGATGTGCTCGAAGTTTACGGCGGCGCGAATGACGATTGGTTTGCTCGCAATATGTCGACTAACTTCCACGTTTTCATGCGCAATGCTGACAATTCAATTAGAAGCGACTTTAACGATCAAACTCACAACACTCCGCCTTGGGGTACTTACTGGCGCGATGGATTTCATCGATTTGCCGTGTACTGGAAAAGTCCTACTGAAGTCACCTTCTACATTAATGGCCAAGAAACGCCGAATGGCTCGTGGGCTGAAGTTGTCATGAAGGACAAAGACTACACCGGCGCAATTCTTGACAAAAACACCTACAACATGGATGAAGAATCTTTCATCATTATTGATACAGAAGACCACTCGTGGCGCTCTGAAGCTGGCATTGTCGCATCTGATGCAGATCTGGCTAACAACAGCAAAAACAAAATGTACGTTGATTGGATCCGAGTCTACAAACCTGTTAGCACATCAGGCGGTGACAATGGCACGCCTGACACGGGTGACATCACGGCTCCAACGAGCAATACCAATGTGCAATTGGTTCACAGCAACCTTTGTTTAGATGTTGCAGGTGGCGCCATGTGGAATGGCAGTAATTACCAGCAGTGGGTTTGTAATACTGGCAACCAAAATCAACGCTTTAAATTCAATTCACTGGGCAATGGCGAGTACGCAATTAGCTCTCAGAAGAGTCAACTATGTATGGAGCTCGCTTCTGGCAGCTCAGCCGACGGCGCAGTAATTCAACAGTGGGTCTGTAACTATGCAGATCAAAAGCAACGCTGGACCTTATTCGACAAAGGCAGCAACACCTTTGAAATTCGCAATAAGCAAAGCGGTAAGTGCATGGAAGTAAGAAACAATTCCGGCGCAAATGGTGGTGTGATTCAACAATCATCATGTGACGGTGGAAACAATCAACGTTTTAGATTTATCTAA
- a CDS encoding family 31 carbohydrate-binding protein, with translation MTKLKRSHKGLGLAIAVSGCVGATYAAAAGKPTIPADGQRMFLLGQDQVSIQDYMADASLPRPHGLTMYTTLTRGATETTTNYCFKGLDGLKNIDNYNSYTADGCSDSERRNQWGSGIQNAQWAIETYQPEVVALGMFCPGNGQAQGLAQNGTHDDLLIELSDFFKEHQNTSFFLRTCYEFNGDAHGLSADAFRSIYKYVKTFLDEQGVSNVAHVWQSDAFHGTGRVTNQALGNQEQGYWPGKQYVDWVGVSQFASDINEEAEIAEIEGLPLFVAEVTPHGDLGTQYDFGIPFNSSQGVAQGTANPVTIVNNLDWFTQKNAEIVRPSTKAWHYINADWTSQPQWESAADQAGANFFKYTDSRIQQSTDIKDYFTEFVSEENGFLLAGSESVPIDPADPTVPVAPVEPSEPTTTTLQAENGVLSGDAQVFDDAAAQGGQGVAYIYTPNSGVAFENAPAADELTLYFASMNSGTISIYVNGTDNNVAYSGTGSWAGTYRPLTTSIEVPAGATVKVGFDSGDAALNLDRVDFTSLGSTAPEVPTEPEEPIEPEQPTEPAAPETPVTPAANFGFAYVDDTTMRVYHVDNGWTASWNYMCVNGDCRAATRSEGVFYREVSAVIGTTYQIEFKVQDDAVSQFIVGDSVTFEASSGAPTQPEVPVEPEEPSEPEVPVEPEEPFEPEVPVEPTEPETPVQPAEQFGIAYVDDSTMRVYHVDKGWTASWNYICVNSDCRAGTRENGLFYRDVPAMLGTTYELEFKAQDDVLSQVMVNKSATFTANAGTPTDPADPTEPTDPTDPTNPGEPTPAATVAVVNDTTLGNFLVAGADSDLAGFTLYTFDVDAGGPSQCNGVCAGVWPPYTVASEDQLVAPAGVTLGSSLREDGSLQVTLDGDNLYFYVNDSQPSDTVGHGVNGVWFVADLPTPDFADLTWQESALPMCSNLYSNNIPTFGYHTYIEGTDLVFRAGSLLASEVWGNGIRAVFFRTNGASGQVEHIGTVEGSRNGDSATLSIPSEYLEGQVSYYVSYERFFTPMSDPGKTGNALEYADSALYALNRTEGCVSGNWTSSGVEDFAGWTRRQHPQGVFNDHNVFAKSTSSIQNSATHFMHVPRFVVSVAQDQVGQDLIFNVVFTYEAESPFQESSEIIFSGIEGKGARAGDGSPLHSYSFRCDQVGPNEANCNAGQVFSYGQNVDWELRVQPVGGAGANLYSQMFYYVPGHGWARESVDPRALLGGEASIDAHGATVYERSAAFMQHQHTDDLQQVRDFVRQHQDLRDPIGTPQHGAQFDTCESCHINDGRSDTVFTLPNGHQRIAPPLIGLGLLEQVVDFPGKVGFGWEGSRDSVEAAVRFALEADFGVPNPDAGLVDKLTHYSQLVGVPQRDKSTMFDPSVIAGEALFKGKMQCIACHQETLQLTNGDVIRPYTDMKAHDLGDGSFRTAPLWGIGRSANVVLVSMEADTGMGFNNAQAPGIAQRTLGASEAELRQLGDDRDALFMHDGRAQGLDEAVRVHGGEAATASQAYQNASSQEREQLLSFLRSL, from the coding sequence ATGACCAAATTGAAGCGTTCCCATAAAGGGTTAGGACTTGCTATTGCTGTCTCAGGTTGCGTGGGCGCAACTTACGCCGCAGCAGCGGGTAAGCCGACTATTCCCGCTGATGGCCAGCGGATGTTCTTGTTAGGCCAAGATCAAGTGTCAATTCAAGACTACATGGCGGATGCGAGTCTGCCACGTCCACATGGGTTAACCATGTATACAACGCTGACTCGAGGAGCCACCGAGACCACAACCAATTATTGCTTTAAAGGTTTGGATGGGTTGAAGAATATTGATAACTACAACTCATACACCGCAGACGGTTGTAGTGATTCTGAGCGTCGCAACCAATGGGGCTCTGGAATTCAAAATGCTCAGTGGGCGATTGAAACATACCAACCTGAAGTTGTGGCGCTGGGCATGTTTTGTCCGGGCAATGGTCAAGCCCAAGGGCTTGCTCAAAACGGCACGCACGATGACCTGCTAATAGAACTTTCAGATTTCTTCAAAGAGCATCAAAACACAAGTTTCTTTTTAAGAACATGTTATGAGTTCAATGGCGATGCGCATGGTTTAAGCGCTGACGCATTCCGCAGTATTTATAAATACGTTAAAACCTTCCTAGACGAGCAAGGCGTATCTAACGTTGCGCATGTTTGGCAGTCAGATGCGTTTCACGGTACGGGACGTGTCACCAACCAAGCCCTTGGTAATCAAGAGCAGGGCTATTGGCCTGGTAAGCAATATGTTGACTGGGTGGGAGTGTCTCAATTTGCCAGTGACATTAACGAAGAAGCAGAAATTGCAGAAATTGAAGGGCTCCCCCTGTTTGTCGCGGAAGTGACACCTCACGGCGATTTAGGGACACAATACGATTTCGGTATTCCATTTAACAGTAGCCAGGGAGTTGCACAAGGTACGGCAAACCCAGTCACTATTGTGAACAATTTAGACTGGTTTACGCAAAAGAATGCAGAAATTGTGCGCCCCTCAACCAAAGCGTGGCATTACATTAATGCCGATTGGACGTCGCAGCCTCAGTGGGAGAGTGCTGCTGATCAAGCCGGTGCAAATTTCTTTAAATATACGGACTCGCGAATTCAGCAAAGCACTGATATTAAGGATTATTTTACTGAGTTTGTAAGTGAGGAAAACGGGTTCCTGTTGGCGGGTTCAGAGTCGGTGCCAATCGACCCAGCGGATCCTACCGTGCCAGTCGCCCCTGTTGAACCTTCAGAGCCGACCACCACGACACTGCAAGCAGAGAATGGAGTGTTGTCGGGTGATGCCCAAGTATTTGATGATGCTGCAGCTCAAGGTGGGCAAGGCGTTGCGTATATTTATACGCCCAACTCTGGAGTGGCGTTTGAAAACGCCCCTGCGGCTGATGAATTGACGCTGTATTTTGCATCAATGAACTCTGGCACGATCTCTATTTACGTCAATGGCACAGATAATAACGTTGCATACAGTGGCACAGGTTCCTGGGCGGGAACGTATCGTCCGTTAACTACGTCTATTGAAGTTCCCGCAGGTGCAACGGTAAAGGTCGGATTCGATTCAGGTGATGCTGCGTTGAACCTCGACCGTGTTGATTTCACGTCATTGGGTTCTACAGCACCAGAGGTTCCAACGGAACCGGAAGAACCGATAGAACCAGAGCAACCAACTGAACCGGCGGCTCCTGAAACTCCAGTGACTCCTGCAGCAAACTTTGGGTTCGCCTATGTTGATGATACAACCATGCGTGTATATCACGTAGACAACGGTTGGACTGCGAGCTGGAACTACATGTGTGTGAATGGCGATTGCCGCGCAGCTACTCGATCAGAAGGGGTGTTCTACCGTGAAGTGTCTGCGGTGATCGGTACGACTTATCAAATTGAATTTAAAGTTCAAGATGACGCGGTAAGCCAATTCATTGTGGGTGACTCTGTGACTTTTGAGGCTTCTTCCGGAGCACCGACGCAACCTGAAGTTCCGGTTGAGCCAGAAGAACCCTCTGAACCTGAAGTTCCGGTTGAGCCAGAAGAACCCTTTGAACCTGAAGTTCCGGTTGAGCCAACAGAGCCTGAAACTCCAGTGCAGCCAGCAGAACAATTTGGAATCGCTTATGTTGATGATTCAACCATGCGCGTGTACCACGTAGATAAGGGATGGACTGCAAGCTGGAACTATATTTGTGTGAACAGCGATTGTCGCGCTGGCACTCGTGAAAATGGCTTGTTTTATCGAGATGTACCAGCAATGTTAGGTACAACCTATGAGCTTGAATTTAAAGCTCAAGACGATGTTCTCAGTCAGGTGATGGTTAACAAATCTGCGACATTCACTGCAAATGCTGGAACTCCAACGGACCCAGCGGATCCCACAGAACCGACTGATCCAACAGACCCTACTAACCCAGGTGAGCCGACGCCAGCAGCAACGGTTGCTGTGGTGAATGATACCACGCTTGGCAACTTCCTTGTCGCAGGTGCCGATTCGGACCTAGCCGGGTTTACCTTGTACACGTTTGATGTTGATGCCGGTGGCCCAAGTCAATGTAACGGCGTTTGCGCCGGTGTTTGGCCTCCATACACTGTTGCATCTGAGGATCAACTGGTTGCGCCAGCAGGTGTCACCTTAGGCTCGTCATTACGCGAGGACGGCTCTCTGCAAGTGACGTTAGATGGTGACAACCTGTATTTTTACGTGAACGATTCGCAGCCTAGCGATACTGTGGGTCATGGTGTAAACGGAGTATGGTTCGTTGCCGACTTACCCACGCCTGATTTTGCAGACTTAACATGGCAAGAATCGGCTCTGCCTATGTGTTCAAACTTGTATTCAAACAATATTCCAACGTTCGGTTATCACACTTATATTGAAGGTACTGATTTAGTGTTCCGAGCGGGTTCTTTGCTTGCCAGTGAAGTTTGGGGCAATGGCATCCGTGCAGTCTTCTTTCGCACCAACGGTGCGTCAGGACAAGTCGAGCATATTGGCACAGTGGAAGGCTCTCGCAATGGCGACTCAGCGACCTTGAGTATTCCAAGTGAATATTTAGAAGGCCAAGTGAGTTACTACGTGTCTTACGAGCGCTTCTTCACGCCTATGTCTGATCCTGGAAAAACGGGGAATGCACTGGAGTATGCGGACTCTGCGCTGTATGCATTGAACCGTACTGAAGGATGTGTGTCGGGCAACTGGACAAGCTCTGGTGTAGAGGACTTTGCGGGGTGGACTCGTCGTCAGCACCCACAAGGGGTATTTAACGACCACAATGTATTTGCCAAGAGCACTAGCTCTATCCAAAACTCAGCCACGCACTTTATGCATGTGCCACGTTTTGTGGTATCGGTTGCGCAAGACCAAGTTGGTCAAGACTTAATCTTCAATGTTGTTTTTACATATGAAGCAGAGTCTCCATTCCAAGAAAGTTCTGAAATTATTTTCTCAGGAATTGAAGGTAAAGGTGCGCGTGCAGGTGACGGTAGCCCATTGCACAGTTATAGCTTCCGCTGTGATCAAGTGGGGCCGAACGAAGCGAACTGTAATGCCGGACAAGTATTCTCTTATGGCCAGAATGTTGACTGGGAATTACGTGTGCAGCCTGTAGGTGGTGCGGGTGCAAACTTGTACTCTCAAATGTTTTATTACGTACCCGGTCATGGTTGGGCGAGAGAATCGGTTGACCCACGGGCATTGTTAGGTGGTGAAGCGAGCATTGATGCGCACGGAGCAACGGTCTATGAGCGTTCAGCGGCATTTATGCAACATCAACACACCGATGATTTGCAACAAGTACGCGACTTTGTTCGCCAACACCAGGACTTGCGTGATCCGATTGGGACACCACAACACGGTGCTCAGTTTGACACATGTGAATCGTGCCATATCAATGATGGGCGAAGTGATACCGTGTTCACCTTACCAAATGGTCATCAGCGTATTGCTCCACCTCTCATTGGTTTAGGGCTGCTAGAGCAAGTGGTCGATTTCCCAGGAAAAGTCGGTTTTGGTTGGGAAGGGAGCCGCGACTCTGTTGAAGCTGCTGTTCGCTTTGCACTTGAAGCTGACTTTGGTGTGCCAAATCCAGATGCCGGTTTAGTGGATAAACTGACTCACTATTCCCAGTTAGTGGGGGTGCCACAGCGTGACAAGAGCACTATGTTTGATCCATCTGTGATTGCCGGAGAAGCACTGTTCAAAGGAAAAATGCAATGTATCGCATGTCACCAAGAAACATTGCAACTGACCAATGGCGATGTGATTCGTCCATACACCGACATGAAAGCGCATGACTTAGGAGATGGTTCTTTCCGTACGGCCCCACTTTGGGGGATTGGCCGCTCTGCGAATGTTGTATTAGTCAGTATGGAAGCCGATACAGGAATGGGCTTTAACAACGCGCAAGCGCCAGGTATTGCTCAACGCACCTTGGGTGCCAGCGAAGCCGAATTGCGTCAACTCGGTGATGACCGTGATGCTTTGTTCATGCACGACGGACGAGCTCAAGGGTTAGATGAAGCTGTTAGAGTACATGGCGGCGAAGCTGCTACAGCGAGTCAAGCTTACCAGAATGCATCATCACAAGAACGAGAACAATTATTGAGCTTTTTACGCTCTTTGTAA
- the mdh gene encoding malate dehydrogenase, whose product MKVAVLGAAGGIGQALSLLLKTQLPAGSELALYDIAPVTPGVAKDLSHIPTAVAIDGFGKDDLHKALEGADIVLIPAGVPRKPGMDRADLFNVNAGVVKHLAEQIADVCPTAAVCIITNPVNTTVAIAAEVFKAKGCYNKSKLFGVTTLDVIRAETFIAEAKGLNPADVNINVIGGHSGVTILPLISQLGLDFTAEEIEAMTVRIQNAGTEVVEAKAGGGSATLSMGQAAARFCLSLVKAMNGENVVECAYVDGGSDHAEFFAQPLRLGTNGVEEVLGYGQISAFEKDALEGMLDTLKGDIAKGVEFVKS is encoded by the coding sequence ATGAAAGTTGCTGTTCTTGGTGCCGCTGGTGGTATTGGGCAAGCGTTGTCTTTGCTTTTGAAAACTCAACTTCCAGCAGGTTCTGAATTGGCTTTGTATGACATTGCCCCAGTCACTCCGGGTGTTGCAAAAGATTTAAGCCACATCCCTACGGCAGTAGCAATTGATGGTTTTGGCAAGGACGACTTACATAAAGCACTCGAAGGTGCTGATATTGTTTTGATTCCTGCGGGCGTTCCGCGTAAGCCGGGCATGGACCGTGCCGATTTGTTCAACGTCAATGCGGGTGTTGTGAAGCACTTGGCAGAGCAAATTGCTGACGTATGTCCTACGGCAGCGGTATGTATCATCACAAACCCTGTGAACACTACAGTCGCTATTGCTGCAGAAGTGTTCAAAGCAAAAGGTTGTTACAACAAGAGCAAACTGTTCGGTGTGACAACGCTTGATGTCATTCGTGCAGAAACTTTCATTGCTGAAGCGAAAGGTTTGAACCCTGCTGACGTAAACATCAATGTGATCGGTGGTCACAGTGGTGTCACTATTCTTCCGCTCATTAGCCAATTAGGCTTAGATTTCACAGCTGAAGAAATTGAAGCGATGACTGTTCGCATCCAGAATGCAGGTACAGAAGTCGTTGAAGCTAAAGCTGGCGGCGGCTCTGCAACTCTTTCTATGGGCCAAGCAGCAGCACGTTTCTGTTTGTCTTTGGTCAAAGCCATGAATGGCGAGAATGTTGTTGAGTGTGCTTACGTCGATGGCGGTAGTGACCATGCAGAATTTTTTGCTCAACCTTTGCGCTTAGGCACAAATGGTGTTGAAGAAGTTCTCGGTTACGGGCAAATTAGCGCATTTGAAAAAGATGCACTTGAAGGCATGCTCGATACTCTCAAAGGTGATATCGCCAAAGGCGTTGAATTCGTCAAAAGTTAA
- the argR gene encoding transcriptional regulator ArgR, whose product MQTNQQDTLVKAFHNLLKQERFGSQGEIVNALKQQGYINVNQSKVSRMLSKFGAVRTRNAKQEMVYCLPAELGVPTTSSPLKNLVIDIDHNDLMIVIRTSPGAAQLIARLLDSVGKAEGILGTIAGDDTIFITPTKAVNIDHTLRAVRNLFGYND is encoded by the coding sequence ATGCAGACCAACCAGCAAGATACCTTAGTCAAAGCATTTCACAACCTGCTCAAGCAGGAGCGATTTGGTTCTCAAGGAGAAATAGTCAACGCACTCAAACAGCAAGGCTATATCAATGTAAACCAATCCAAGGTTTCTCGGATGCTCAGCAAGTTTGGAGCAGTACGAACACGTAATGCTAAACAGGAGATGGTTTATTGTTTACCCGCGGAATTAGGCGTACCTACGACTTCTAGTCCCCTTAAAAATCTTGTTATCGACATTGATCACAATGATTTAATGATTGTTATTCGAACAAGCCCAGGCGCAGCTCAGCTTATTGCCCGTTTGCTCGACTCTGTAGGCAAAGCCGAAGGCATCTTAGGAACAATCGCGGGCGATGATACCATTTTCATCACGCCAACCAAAGCTGTGAATATTGATCACACACTTCGCGCAGTACGGAATCTATTTGGCTACAACGACTGA
- a CDS encoding ammonium transporter, with protein sequence MDNLNYIFELQYAIDTFYFLVCGALVMWMAAGFAMLEAGLVRAKNTTEILTKNVALFAIACTMYLVCGYEIMYDGGYFLSGITTVAGMDDAAIASVLDASKESGFGDMGEYAGASDFFFQVVFVATAMSIVSGAVAERMKLFAFLAFAVVLTGFIYPMEGSWTWNGDSVFGLYELSYSDYAGSGIVHMAGAAAALAGVLLLGARKGKYGPNGEVKAIPGANLPLAALGTFILWMGWFGFNGGSTLKLGGIAVANEVANVFLNTNAAAAGGAIAALIVAKILFKKADLTMILNGALAGLVAITAEPADPTPLLATLIGAAGGVIVVFSILALDKVKIDDPVGAISVHGVVGLWGIFAVLLSDSDATFMGQLVGALTIFVWVFVTSLIVWGILKAVMGIRVSEEEEYAGTDVTDCGMEAYPEFVSSSK encoded by the coding sequence ATGGACAATCTTAATTACATCTTCGAATTGCAATACGCAATCGACACTTTTTACTTCTTAGTCTGTGGCGCATTAGTTATGTGGATGGCCGCTGGTTTCGCAATGCTGGAAGCTGGCTTGGTTCGCGCTAAGAACACAACTGAAATTCTAACTAAAAACGTAGCCTTGTTTGCTATCGCTTGTACCATGTACTTAGTATGTGGTTACGAAATTATGTATGACGGTGGATACTTCTTATCAGGTATCACAACTGTTGCTGGCATGGACGACGCAGCGATTGCATCGGTTCTTGACGCATCTAAAGAGTCTGGTTTTGGTGACATGGGCGAATACGCTGGTGCATCAGACTTCTTCTTCCAAGTTGTATTCGTTGCAACAGCAATGTCTATCGTATCGGGTGCGGTTGCTGAGCGTATGAAATTATTCGCTTTCTTAGCATTCGCAGTGGTACTGACTGGTTTCATCTATCCAATGGAAGGTTCTTGGACTTGGAACGGCGACAGCGTATTTGGTCTGTATGAATTGAGCTACAGTGACTATGCCGGTTCAGGTATTGTTCACATGGCTGGTGCAGCGGCTGCTCTTGCTGGCGTATTGTTGTTGGGTGCTCGTAAAGGTAAGTACGGTCCTAACGGTGAAGTGAAAGCGATTCCTGGTGCGAACTTGCCATTGGCAGCGTTAGGTACCTTCATCCTATGGATGGGTTGGTTCGGTTTCAACGGCGGTTCTACTCTTAAATTGGGTGGTATTGCGGTAGCAAACGAAGTTGCTAACGTATTCTTGAACACAAATGCTGCGGCTGCTGGTGGTGCGATTGCTGCACTCATCGTTGCTAAAATCTTATTCAAGAAAGCTGATTTGACGATGATCCTCAACGGCGCATTGGCTGGTTTGGTAGCAATTACAGCAGAGCCTGCTGACCCAACTCCACTATTAGCAACATTGATTGGTGCTGCTGGTGGTGTGATTGTAGTGTTCTCAATCTTGGCTTTGGATAAAGTTAAAATTGATGATCCAGTGGGTGCTATCTCTGTCCACGGTGTAGTTGGTCTGTGGGGTATATTCGCGGTACTTCTGTCTGATTCTGACGCAACGTTCATGGGCCAACTGGTTGGTGCATTAACTATCTTCGTATGGGTATTCGTAACAAGCTTAATCGTTTGGGGAATTCTCAAAGCAGTCATGGGTATCCGTGTCTCTGAAGAGGAAGAGTACGCTGGTACTGACGTTACAGATTGCGGTATGGAAGCATACCCAGAGTTCGTATCTAGCAGCAAGTAA
- the glnK gene encoding P-II family nitrogen regulator, with protein sequence MKLVTAIIKPFKLDDVREAISEVGIEGLTVTEVKGFGRQKGHTELYRGAEYQVDFLPKVKLEIATNNESVERLVEAISKAAYTGKIGDGKIFVYDLEQAVRIRTGEADDEAL encoded by the coding sequence ATGAAACTTGTGACAGCAATCATCAAGCCATTCAAGCTGGATGATGTCAGAGAAGCCATCTCAGAAGTCGGAATTGAAGGTCTGACTGTAACTGAAGTTAAAGGCTTCGGACGCCAAAAAGGCCATACAGAGCTATATCGCGGCGCAGAGTACCAAGTCGATTTCTTGCCAAAAGTAAAATTAGAAATCGCAACGAATAACGAAAGCGTTGAGCGCTTAGTAGAAGCAATCAGCAAAGCGGCATACACCGGCAAAATCGGTGATGGCAAAATTTTCGTTTATGACTTGGAACAAGCTGTACGGATCCGTACAGGCGAAGCTGACGACGAAGCTCTATAA
- a CDS encoding YacL family protein produces the protein MDFEFFFDPSELRTLARVTHPHEAFGAWLSYELEAEVTYIESLIERLKSGPDEWFEDGDEWRLTKDNDSISVKHHSLFEDYEDDGNGLKLDGEALEADAGIEDFLQLLEAWVEHLFP, from the coding sequence ATGGACTTTGAATTTTTCTTCGACCCCAGTGAATTGAGAACTCTAGCAAGAGTGACTCATCCTCATGAAGCCTTTGGTGCATGGTTAAGTTACGAACTTGAAGCGGAAGTGACGTATATAGAGTCTTTAATTGAACGCCTAAAGTCAGGGCCAGATGAATGGTTTGAAGATGGTGATGAATGGCGATTAACGAAAGATAATGATTCTATTTCTGTGAAACATCACAGCTTATTTGAAGATTACGAAGATGATGGGAATGGCTTAAAACTTGACGGTGAGGCGCTCGAAGCGGATGCCGGTATAGAAGATTTCTTACAGTTACTCGAGGCATGGGTAGAACACCTATTTCCTTAA